The Syngnathus acus chromosome 3, fSynAcu1.2, whole genome shotgun sequence genome includes a window with the following:
- the kif26ba gene encoding kinesin-like protein KIF26B isoform X2 codes for MINASSPMRLQVKFSPVLNLPQIPDTSPTKSASFFSDTWYRKAYEETSRSSSRPAPEGVGSMPSSTGTPSPGSGISSPGSLSGSPGTISPGICTGSPGSLGGSPGFGTGSPASGSGSSPGSERGIWCENCNTRLTELKRQALKLLIPGPYSSKDPSFPLLLHDKLQVPNSSRRAWNERDSRCDVCATHLTQLKQEAVRLVLTLDQWDLSPSSSPPPFFGRYTSQGASGSREWPASFLPSSSSSSAAAVSHLTRPSSPSPSPNQTPTPSPSHAASASAHGSPSAGQTASCAPLNQQVHRLGSKPSSLGLGGGMERRNGSPGSGKTAVAQQQIVSAVNNPGNSSTNSSNNTAGHQHMNRTNGGVTLYPYQISQMVSDASREGLTEAALNRYNTHSPSHSNSTSHTNSPSHTAATNTTSQTTSSSAASFFARAAQKLNLTSKKKKLKAAPTVPLPVTSASPSCDSQLFPTNFSSALLVAPPPAPPCLLRAANKIKDTPGPGKVKVMVRVCPASQSDVAESSSFLKVDLRKKQIIIMDPSTNQTASTASQKRAAASQVPPKIFTFDAAFPPDASQAEVCAGTVAEVIQSVVNGADGCVFCFGHSKLGKSYTMIGRHDSLQTLGIIPCAISWLFKLINERREKTGARFSVRVSAVEVWGKEENLKDLLSEVATGSLQDGQSPGVYLCEDPICGMQLQNQSELRAPTPEKAAWFLDAAIAARHSSQRPDTTEEDHRNSHMLFTLHIYQYRMEKTGKGGMSGGRSRLHLLDLGSCDVGVLGGGTAGKGKESSSPSSAPLCLSLSALGNVILALVNGSKHIPYKDSKLTMLLRESLGNINCRTTMIAHISASPADFSESLSTIQIASRVLRMKKKKTKVTVQYTSSSSGGESSCEEGRMRRPTHLRPFHHRGDPNSTVPLLRLSSDQDEQYSSSEQSCDTVIYVGPNGAAVSDRELTDNEGPPEIVPIIPALLRAKSETLQSQAVQKVQPEPESQDQPGGTAQAQCAQPILGQPLATVPEEGAECLKCNTFAELQERLDCIDGSEEVAKFPFEEVSVCKQESKEPCFPSTDSIAPAKNASAAPLNTEAKTGGAVQLSSSSTETSRRKTNDEQLQDIKEVVEEAELAQTMIHSLTQSSGSTLVSGSRNVAGSNVSNPLHRAKTTHQHDSRDSVTMGVNTEGKARPLGSPRLGIASLTKTSEYRPPSSPSQRCKVYTQKGVIPATSPLSSHTQDEQATEALTSDNSLAADSGRSSTECPLSRTSPVGMSPQVKDPTPSLSTSLGSAETLCDDDVPPIPLDTHRDGLAGHHLLCEELSIDEEALDDTALMMTQRLTCRPPSIISFNSDCCSVDVQASGVLTSPVEDGAAESFRVIATSSEVTEVVAMAEVAMAKLRMDGDTIVSVMTPISSWMSDLSACSEGDHSLHSFSQSQSHQGEALAEANQISLGLDGSGDNGSRGRFRRGSLEGALSENRGEKGMPTKDRLRKMPPSMAKTTIQSLTTLGNLSTFKNPTSTHPCVAIKQMAVHQPIICSSPTKFNTEQLASISSEMSFEDPWLMRGMEDGRPNEEVRPVKREAEHPKSQSGQKIEAAGNGNIEKFCRTAVEDHGGSSSGAEVISSPDSFKRVVDGCEMVTSLAQGECLVDNYKPEIHRTASLPRAWHRLNRQDGLDNTTEYRNLGTTSSTPCSPRATLDRRGSTGKQGFFSHKKGGMPPLPPVRKSSLDLRNRAASPLHQPIHEVSIPGSSTDDPCGTRQRGSSIDSSRLFSAKLEQLASRTNSLGRANSGSHHYDCLSLERAESLRGGGSKGDGTIPRTGRSLTRAGNGAGGSPGTCSAPQSPAKSSGQSKISAVSKLLMTSSPKARSLSASSTKTLSFSTKSLSQASNRSSSLPPNGKPQSSIQVPVQQQGPSPASWSTQSLSRSRGGSLAAKLPLRAVNGRISELLQGSGGSRSRNHAQGGGADPAEEKVTGGASGGALVAGGIAGGGTVEERAPAVQSLPSPYSKITAPRKPHRCSSGHASDNSSVLSGELPPAMGKTALFYHSGGSSGYESMLRDSSENTGSTSSAQDSLSEHSSATTSSRRSSKSNKKSRSNTGYLGGLQRRRLIPALTLDSSTSPHRSAKQAATSSSSSSSSPGACWVDGPLGPPASANLRGPGAATTEAFEIKVYEIDDVERLQRRKDKVETKVYVSGKLRLLEHRQQRISEVRAKYQCLKKELEQTKQHLMLEPQTWTTEFELQQVYEVDSLEYLEALETVTDKLENRVNFCKAHLMMITCFDVSSRHR; via the exons GATCCATCctttcccctcctcctccatgaTAAGCTGCAAGTCCCCAACAGTTCCCGGCGGGCATGGAACGAGCGCGACAGTCGCTGTGACGTGTGCGCCACTCACCTCACGCAGCTCAAACAGGAAGCCGTGCGCCTGGTGCTCACCTTGGACCAGTGGGATTTGTCTCCTTCCTCATCCCCGCCTCCTTTCTTTGGGCGCTACACATCCCAGGGAGCTTCCGGATCCAGAGAATGGCCCGCCTCGTTTctcccctcctcttcctcatcatcCGCAGCTGCCGTTTCACACCTCACTCGTCCCTCATCACCGTCGCCGAGTCCCAACCAGACCCCGACACCAAGCCCCAGCCACGCAGCGTCCGCCTCTGCTCACGGGAGTCCTTCTGCCGGACAAACGGCCTCCTGCGCACCCTTGAACCAACAAGTGCACAGACTGGGCTCCAAACCCAGCTCACTGGGCCTCGGAGGTGGGATGGAAAGACGGAACGGGTCGCCCGGTTCTGGAAAAACGGCCGTGGCCCAACAGCAAATTGTGAGTGCAGTGAACAATCCAGGgaatagcagcacaaacagcAGTAACAACACAGCAGGTCATCAACACATGAACAGAACTAATGGAGGAGTTACGCTCTATCCGTACCAG ATCTCCCAGATGGTGTCAGATGCATCCAGAGAAGGTTTGACCGAGGCTGCCCTGAACCGCTACAACACACACTCGCCTTCACACAGCAACTCAacatcacacacaaactcaccCTCACACACTGCGGCGACCAACACCACGTCGCAGACCACCAGTTCGTCTGCAGCCTCTTTTTTTGCCAG AGCTGCACAGAAACTGAATCTAACatccaagaagaagaagttgAAGGCTGCACCAACAGTGCCGCTGCCCGTGACATCGGCGTCACCATCATGCGACAGCCAATTATTCCCCACCAATTTCAGCTCCGCCCTTCtggtagccccgcccccagcTCCTCCCTGCCTTCTCCGTGCAGCCAATAAGATTAAAGACACTCCTGGTCCCGGAAAG GTGAAAGTgatggtgcgtgtgtgtccagCGTCTCAGTCGGATGTGGCCGAGTCCAGTTCTTTTCTCAAAGTGGACCTGAGGAAGAAACAGATCATCATCATGGACCCGTCAACCAATCAGACGGCAAGCACCGCTTCCCAGAAAAGAGCAGCGGCCAGCCAGGTCCCTCCCAAGATCTTTACCTTTGACGCCGCCTTCCCCCCTGATGCGTCACAG GCGGAAGTGTGCGCGGGAACGGTTGCCGAGGTGATTCAGTCAGTAGTGaatggagcagatggatgtgtcTTCTGTTTTGGACACTCCAAGCTGG GCAAATCTTATACGATGATTGGCCGCCATGACTCCCTGCAGACGCTAGGTATTATCCCTTGTGCCATCTCTTGGCTCTTTAAACTCATCAATGAGAGGAGGGAGAAAACAGGGGCGCGCTTCTCTGTCCGCGTGTCCGCAGTTGAG GTTTGGGGCAAAGAGGAGAACCTGAAGGATTTACTCTCTGAGGTAGCTACGGGCAGTTTACAGGATGGACAGTCTCCTGGAGTCTATCTGTGCGAGGACCCCATCTGTGGCATGCAG CTCCAGAACCAGTCCGAATTGCGTGCTCCGACACCGGAGAAGGCGGCCTGGTTCCTGGACGCGGCCATTGCGGCCCGCCACAGCAGCCAACGTCCCGACACCACTGAAGAAGACCACAGGAATTCACACATGTTGTTTACGTTGCATATTTACCAGTACCGAATGGAGAAGACAGGCAAAGGAGGAA TGTCTGGAGGTCGCAGTCGCCTCCATCTGCTGGACCTGGGCAGCTGCGACGTCGGTGTCCTCGGAGGCGGGACGGCCGGGAAAGGCAAGGAGAGCTCTTCGCCCAGCTCGGCGCCTCTGTGCCTTTCCCTGTCAGCCCTCGGCAACGTGATCCTGGCCCTGGTCAACGGGAGCAAACACATCCCGTACAA GGACAGCAAGCTGACCATGTTGCTGAGGGAGTCGCTAGGCAACATAAATTGCCGCACCACCATGATCGCTCACATCTCGGCCTCGCCGGCGGATTTTTCGGAAAGCCTTTCCACCATCCAGATCGCGTCCCGCGTCCTAcgcatgaagaagaaaaaaactaaggTCACCGTG CAATACACCTCCAGCTCGTCTGGAGGAGAGAGCTCCTGCGAAGAAGGTCGCATGCGTCGGCCCACTCATTTGAGGCCTTTCCATCACCGCGGTGACCCCAACTCAACCGTGCCGCTGCTGCGCCTCTCCAGTGACCAGGACGAGCAATACTCAAGTAGCGAGCAGTCATGTGACACCGTCATCTATGTTGGTCCCAACGGGGCCGCGGTATCAGATCGAGAGCTGACAGACAACGAGGGTCCGCCGGAAATTGTGCCAATAATTCCCGCTCTGCTACGAGCAAAATCAGAAACGCTACAAAGTCAGGCGGTCCAGAAG GTGCAGCCTGAACCCGAAAGCCAGGATCAACCAGGCGGTACAGCTCAGGCCCAGTGCGCTCAACCGATACTCGGACAGCCATTGGCCACCGTGCCTGAGGAGGGGGCTGAGTGTCTAAAATGTAACACCTTTGCTGAGCTGCAGGAGAGACTGGACTGCATTGATGGCAGTGAGGAG GTGGCAAAGTTTCCCTTTGAGGAGGTTTCGGTCTGCAAGCAAGAATCCAAAGAGCCGTGTTTCCCCTCTACAGACTCAATCGCTCCTGCTAAGAATGCATCTGCCGCGCCATTAAACACAGAGGCCAAAACAG GCGGTGCAGTCcagctctcctcctcctcaacaGAAACGTccagaaggaaaacaaatgatgaGCAGCTGCAAGATATAAaggaggtggtggaggaggcaGAGCTAGCTCAGACCATGATCCACAGTCTGACACAGAGTTCCGGGTCCACCCTCGTGTCTGGGAGTAGGAATGTTGCAGGAAGCAACGTCTCGAACCCTCTGCACAGGGCCAAGACCACACACCAACATGATAG TCGTGACAGTGTGACCATGGGAGTTAACACTGAGGGGAAAGCAAGGCCACTCGGTTCACCGCGCCTTGGGATTGCCAGTCTGACGAAAACTTCAGAGTACAG GCCTCCGTCCTCCCCGTCTCAGCGGTGTAAAGTGTACACTCAGAAGGGAGTGATACCAGCAACATCTCCACTGTCCTCACACACTCAGGATGAACAAGCAACAGAAGCTTTGACCTCAGACA ACAGTCTGGCCGCAGACAGCGGTCGTTCCTCCACCGAGTGTCCACTGTCCAGAACATCTCCTGTTGGTATGAGTCCACAAGTCAAAGATCCGACTCCATCCCTGTCTACCAGCTTGGGCTCTGCAGAAACCCTCTGTGATGATGACGTCCCTCCGATACCCTTGGATACACACAGGGATG GACTAGCTGGACATCACTTGCTGTGTGAGGAGCTATCAATAGATGAGGAGGCACTCGATGACACAGCTCTCATGATGACGCAGCGTCTAACCTGTCGTCCACCGAGCATTATCAGCTTCAATAGTGACTGCTGCTCTGTGGACGTCCAGGCCAGTGGAGTGCTCACAAGCCCTGTAGAGGATGGAGCTGCAGAGAGCTTTCGTGTGATTGCAACAAGCTCTGAGGTTACAGAGGTTGTCGCCATGGCAGAG GTGGCAATGGCCAAGCTCCGCATGGACGGGGATACAATTGTCTCAGTGATGACCCCTATCTCCTCCTGGATGAGTGATCTAAGTGCGTGCAGTGAGGGTGATCACTCACTTCACAGCTTCAGCCAGTCTCAAAGTCATCAAGGGGAAGCCTTGGCTGAAGCCAACCAAATTTCCTTGGGATTGGATGGGTCAGGAGATAACGGAAGCCGTGGACGTTTTAGAAGAGGGAGTCTAGAAGGAGCGCTGTCAGAAAACAGAGGGGAGAAGGGAATGCCTACCAAGGACAGATTGAGAAAAATGCCTCCATCTATGGCTAAAACGACCATCCAGTCTTTGACAACACTTGGGAACCTCTCTACCTTCAAGAACCCAACCAGTACTCACCCTTGTGTAGCTATCAAACAGATGGCTGTGCATCAACCAATAATCTGCTCCTCACCAACAAAATTTAACACAGAGCAGTTAGCTTCCATTTCCAGTGAAATGAGCTTTGAGGACCCCTGGCTGATGCGTGGTATGGAGGATGGGAGGCCCAATGAAGAAGTCAGGCCAGTGAAGAGGGAGGCGGAGCATCCAAAGAGCCAATCAGGGCAGAAGATTGAAGCAGCTGGAAATGGAAACATTGAGAAATTCTGCAGGACTG CCGTTGAAGATCATGGTGGCTCTAGTTCAGGCGCAGAGGTGATATCATCTCCAGACTCCTTCAAGAGAGTGGTGGATGGCTGTGAGATGGTCACTAGTCTTGCTCAAGGAGAATGCTTGGTTGATAACTACAAACCAGAAATCCATCGAACTGCCAGTCTCCCTCGTGCCTGGCATCGGCTGAACCGCCAAGACGGTTTAGATAACACAACAGAGTACAGGAATCTTGGTACCACCTCTTCAACTCCCTGCAGTCCACGTGCCACACTCGACCGCCGGGGTTCGACTGGAAAACAAGGATTTTTCTCCCACAAGAAGGGAGGGATGCCACCTTTGCCACCTGTACGCAAGTCCAGCCTTGACCTACGCAACAGGGCAGCCAGTCCACTCCACCAGCCCATCCATGAGGTCTCCATACCGGGCAGTTCTACAGATGATCCATGTGGCACCAGGCAGCGTGGCTCCAGTATCGACAGTAGTAGACTCTTTAGCGCAAAGCTGGAGCAACTTGCGAGCAGAACTAACTCTCTTGGTCGAGCCAACAGTGGATCGCACCATTATGACTGCTTGTCCCTGGAAAGGGCCGAAAGCCTCCGAGGGGGAGGGTCAAAGGGAGATGGTACCATACCTCGTACCGGTCGCAGCCTCACTCGTGCCGGAAACGGCGCTGGAGGTAGTCCCGGTACATGTAGTGCTCCGCAGTCGCCTGCCAAATCAAGTGGTCAGTCAAAGATTTCGGCTGTCAGTAAGCTACTAATGACCAGCAGTCCCAAAGCCCGAAGTCTGTCTGCCTCCAGCACCAAGACTCTCAGCTTTTCTACCAAGTCTCTGAGCCAAGCCTCAAATAGAAGCTCTAGCCTTCCCCCAAATGGAAAG CCACAAAGCAGCATTCAAGTTCCTGTGCAGCAGCAGGGACCCTCTCCTGCATCGTGGTCTACGCAGTCTCTGAGCCGCAGTCGAGGAGGAAGTTTGGCTGCCAAGCTTCCCCTGCGGGCTGTCAACGGCCGTATCTCAGAGCTTCTCCAAGGAAGTGGCGGTTCACGTTCCAGGAATCATGCCCAGGGAGGAGGTGCTGATCCAGCAGAGGAAAAAGTCACTGGAGGGGCAAG TGGCGGGGCACTGGTAGCGGGCGGTATTGCTGGAGGAGGCACAGTGGAGGAAAGAGCACCAGCAGTCCAAAGCCTTCCATCTCCCTACAGCAAGATCACTGCTCCGAGAAAACCGCATCGATGCAGCAGTGGCCATGCCAGCGACAACAG CAGCGTACTGAGTGGCGAACTGCCCCCGGCCATGGGGAAGACGGCCTTGTTCTACCACAGCGGAGGCAGCAGCGGCTACGAGAGCATGCTAAGAGACAGCAGCGAGAACACAGGAAGTACTTCCTCGGCTCAAGACTCGCTCAGTGAGCACAGCTCAGCCACCACCTCTTCCAGACGCAGCTCCAAGAGCAACAAGAAAAGCAGGAGCAATACTGGATACTTAGGAG GTCTCCAGCGTCGCCGTCTGATTCCGGCACTGACCTTGGACTCCTCCACGTCTCCTCACCGCTCGGCCAAACAGGCTGCCAcgtcctcttcttcctcctcctccagcccgGGGGCATGTTGGGTGGACGGACCACTGGGGCCGCCCGCCTCTGCAAACTTACGAGGTCCGGGAGCCGCCACAACGGAGGCCTTTGAGATCAAGGTGTACGAGATCGATGACGTCGAGCGCCTGCAGAGGAGGAAGGACAAGGTGGAGACCAAG GTTTACGTCAGTGGCAAGCTTCGCCTTCTGGAGCACCGTCAGCAGCGCATCAGCGAGGTGCGAGCCAAATACCAGTGCTTGAAGAAAGAGCTGGAACAAACCAAACAGCACCTGATGCTGGAGCCTCAAACATGGACCACCGAGT TCGAGCTGCAGCAGGTTTACGAGGTGGACTCGCTGGAATATTTGGAAGCTCTGGAGACGGTGACGGACAAACTGGAGAATAGAGTGAACTTCTGCAAAGCTCACCTCATGATGATCACTTGCTTTGACGTGTCATCCAGACATCGGTAG